TTCAAAAATCTCTCATTAGCCTGTTTTCCACTCATCACCAATTCTGCAAACTTTTCTATCCCACTATTTAGAAGTCAAAATTTATCAACAATAAAACCCTCATATCTATAACCTTTTTACTAATAATTCTTTTAGTCTTTACTATAATGAAAATTTGTCCACTGAGAGCAGTGCTTCTCCAGCACAGGCGAATGCTTCTTTTATTCACCATGGAAGTAGACATGGGTAAGTATCAtccttgcatttttctgatgcttCTTTGTGCTAGTATTCTAGCTTCAAGACCACTCCATAGGGTTGGGCATTGTCAaacagcagcaggttaagctaccacttgctatacttgcatcccacattggagcatcggtttgagtccttgctgctttgtttctgaaccagcttcctactaatgcacctgggaaggcagtggaagatggcccaagtgtgtgtgagccctgacatccatgtgggagacctggataaatttCCCGGATCTTGACTTctgcctgggccagacctggctgttgaaacCATTTTGGGAATAAACTTGATGGAggagttctctttgtctctccctcttttctgctctgctattcaaataagtaatattctgctctgctattcaaataaataaataaatatttaaaaaaagacaactttGTCATCCATTCTggcataattattttataaaaaaattgtgcattctgaatttcttttcttaaaaattaaattatttaatctttcattcattggagagacagagaatgagagagacagagaaaatttctatctactagttcactccataATGCCCACAACAACAAAGGTtagaccagactgaaaccaggagccaagtctcctatgtgggtagcagggactcaattacttaaccatcactgctgcctccagtgtctactttagcaggaagctggagtcaggagcagagtgggTATTAAACTGACGTAGTCAAAAGAACataacacattttaatttgtacacTAACTGTCCGCTTAGTTctggcattatttttaaaaatatttatttatttgaaaggcagagttacagagaggcagaggcagagagagagagagagagagagagagagagagagagagagagaagagagggagaggtcttccatccgctggttcactccccaaatggctgcaatggctgcagttgcattgatccaaagccaagagccaggagcttcttccaggtatcccacatggtgcagggtcccaagcactggggccatcttccactgctttcccaggcacattagcagggagctggatcagaagtggggcagccgggactcaatccggcacccatatctgattctggcactgcaaggtggtggctttttaccctctacaccacagcgccagcctcaggaTTTAttcttacacttgatcttagccaaaaggccgagaagcgattgggATTTACTCTTAagattgttttctctttctcctgtATGGCATTTTCCTTCTGATTGAATTATTTCCAACAGAATAAAATTATGATACTAGTTTCATCTGAAATCTAAACTAAAAACCCTTTGCCTCATATTCCCATGTAGTCATCATTTCCTTGCTTTCATTTACAGGAGTTACTACATCCACTTCCTTATCAAcctatttgcctttttttttttttttttttttttttttttgacaggaagagttacagactgttagagagagagacagagagaaaggtctccttctgctggttcactccccaaatggccgcaatggctggcgcttcaccgatccaaagccaggagccagatgcctcctcttggtctcccatgcaggtgcagggcccaagcacctgggccatcctccactgccctcccgggccacagcagagagctggactggaagaggagcacccggcgcccatatgggataccggcactgtaggctggggctttaacctgctcagcaccagcccccctgtTGGCTCTTAAATACACTCCAAATAAGGCTTTCTGCCACTACAACACACACAAAGTTGGCTTCATCATGATCGCCAATTATTCTTTTGTCAAATCCAGTGATTAATTTTTAGTCCTCATCTTACTGACACAATGACATCATTTGACACAGCTGATTCctgtcacctttttaaaaaatttttttatttatgtattttatttgaagaagaaagagagaaagagagagagagagagagagagagagagagagagagagagagagagattaatcatatttgctggttcactctccaaacatccactatagccagagctggaccagcctgaagtcAAGGGGCTAGGAGTTCTATTTAGCTCTTCCATGTGGCAtgggctcaagaacttgaaccatcacctgcttcttttcagctttctgacttttttctggtctccttgactactaaatatttaaagagcCACAAgactaagaatttttttaaaaagtcattatgctttttctttattcttattaaATAATCTTATGACTCCAAGATTTTAAATACTCTCTAAATACTAAAGAagtttatactcataatattcaACTATTTTTCTACATCTGCAATTTGGATGTAAAATAGACAATCATATATACATCTGTTTAACAATCTGTTAATTGTGTTTAACACCCTGCTTACTCCCtggtcttttaattttattccagTAAGTCCATTTTTGGGGGGTTCCTTTGGATGTAATTGACTCCTTTCTTATACTCAAATCCTGTCAGCAAATTCATACTTTGCAAATACTTGTAGAATTATGGTTAATGTTGagtcagaaaaagaaaggaaaatgagattCCACAAAAAAGATTCTCAACTAGGAAGCAGATGAATTCAGGTATCTACAAGGACACAAAGAATTAAGGAGCTTTTCACAATTGCCCACGCCCAGCCTGAGTATCCGCATACCTCATATGAGGTTGTATGGAAAGGCTTTCGACTTGAGATGTAGTCATCCCAGGACCCTCATTATGGGAAAGGCAATTCAGGTACAGGAAATAGAAGGGGTAAAGGGTAtctgtgggctgggggtgggagagaggaagtgCAGAGTGCCCATGAATCCAGAGCACCTTAGAGAATTCTCAAGAATCCACTGCGTGAGGTTGTGATGTCAGTACTGAGGTCACAGAGGTGACCCAATGGAGTGGGTTCCGGCCCAGAAAGCCTCAGGGGTGACTGTGCAGCAAGATGAGGGTGATTTGGAGCCCTGCATAAGAGGAAGGACGGGGCCACAGCTGATTGGTGTGTATTCCCTAGAATGGGCTTTTCTCTCTTTGACCCCTCAACCATAAACTAACTACAGAACTTTTTCCCAGGGCCCAAAATTTCCCTCTcctgacctctccctctcccagggaCCTCAAGCCTCATTCCATCTGGAATGTTTCATTGTCCCCTACCAAGCTCAAAACCCTATCATGCTCACCTTTCTGACTTTCGCCATTGCCTGAAAAAGTGATCTTATTCTATCCCCATCCCCCAGCTGTGTCCCCATAGACCTGGTTCTCCTGCTGCCTACCATGGCCAAAAGTGGAGAGGCCCTGCCACAGGGCAACCCAGCACCAGTCCAGGATCCCCACCTCATCAAGGTGACAGTGAAGACGCCCAAGGACAAAGAGGATTTCTCAGTTACAGACACGTGCACCATCCAGCAGCTGAAGGAAGAGATATCTCAGCGCTTTAAGGCCCACCCTGATCAGCTGGTCCTCATTTTTGCTGGCAAAATCCTCAAGGACCCTGACTCATTGGCACAGTGTGGAGTGCGAGATGGCCTCACTGTCCACCTGGTCATCAAGATGCAGCGCCGCACCATGGGCAATGAGGGCTCAGCTGCTTCAGTCCCTAACCCAGGCCCAAGTCCCAGATTACTCCCATCACCAAGCTCAATTTACCCAGCTGATGGGCCTCCTACTTTCAACTTAGGTGTCCTTACAGGTCTCAATGGACTGGGCCTGAGCTCTGGGAGCTATTCTGACCAGGCAAACTCACTGATGTGGCAGCATGTATCTGTGCCTGAGTTTGTGGCTCAGCTGATTGACGACCCTTTCATCCAGGGTTTGCTGTCTAACACGGGTCTGGTACGCCAGCTGGTTCTTGACAACCCCCATATGCAGCAGTTGATTCAACACAACCCTGAGATTGGGCATATTCTCAACAACCCTGAAATCATGCGGCAGACGCTGGAGTTTCTACGTAATCCTGCCATGATGCAGGAGATGATGCGTAGCCAGGATCGGGCGCTCAGTAACCTGGAGAGCATCCCTGGGGGCTACAATGTGCTTCGTACCATGTATACAGATATTATGGACCCAATGCTCAATGCTGTACAGGAGCAGTTTGGTGGAAATCCTTTTGCCACTTCCACTACTTCTAatgccaccaccaccagcagccaACCTTCAAGGACAGAGAATTGTGatcccctccccaacccctggACTGCCACGTATGGAGGCTCGAATAGCAGACAAGGAAGGAGGCCTGGGGACCAGGATGCATCAGAAATTAGAAATAGGGTTCCAAACTTTCTGGGTAGTTTAGGGCTCTATGACTATCTCCAGCAATTGCatgagaacccccgttccctaggAAACTATCTGCAAGGGACTAGATCTACCCTCAACCCAAACCTGGAACCACCATCACCAGGAAGTAGAGTTCCTCCAGCTTCACCCTCATCCCAGGAATCGGGATCAGGTCAGCCCCTCCCCAAGGAGTCAGTATCAATCAAGGGAAAGTCTTCCTGCCCAGCTTTTCTGAAATACTCACCAGGAAGCAGCACTGGAAAAGATGGAGGCCATGATGGTTCAGGGAAGGGCTCTACTGGCCATAACACTAGCTTGCCTGATCTTGTCTCTGGGGTAGGGGATTCTGCCAACAGGGCCCCATTTACTCCTTCACCATCTTCTCCCATGACAGCCACTCCTGGGGTCTCTGAACCTTCCTGGCTGCCACCACAGGCACATCCAGTACCTCTGAGGCCAGATGGCATGAATCAGGTTTCGCAGCTGCAGGCTGAGACACACCAGCAGCTGCCACTGCTTCTGCATCTTCAGTCGGCCATGGCAAACCCCCGTGCCATGCAAGCCCTGCTGCAGATTGAGCAGGGCCTGCAGATCCTGGCTGCTGAAGCCCCTCGCCTCCTACTTTGGTTCATGCCTTGCCCAGGAGGGCTGGGCAATGTAGCAGGAAGTTCAGAGTCTAGAGAAGGTGCCCTTATGACGGAGgatgcccacccacccccagctcctgagGTTTCCCCAACACAGTGCTCTACAGAAGAGCTGGGCTTCCGTTCTACTCCCTTCCTCCAGACATTGCAAGCCTTAGTGGGTGCCAATCCCCAGCAACTGCAACCAGAGGCTCACTTTCGAGTGCAGCTGGAACAACTGCAGGCTATGGGGTTTCTGAATCCTGAAGCCAATCTTCAGGCTCTCATCGCTACGGGCGGTGATGTGGATGCTGCagtggagaagctgaggcagTCATAGGAGCCCTAATTATTCAGACCATATCTTTTCCTCTGTGCCTTTTCCCCATATCCTATTACCCTAGTTCTCCTATTCTTGAATACAGCTGCACTATAAACCAAATTTACTATGATGCCCTTTACTTGGAGACAATGTTGTTCCAGAGTCACCGAGGAAGACTAAGAGCTGGAAACAGGGTGGGGAAGCTGAGTGACTCAACCACTCCCGCCACTGTACCCCCGTGAGGCCCCAGTCTGGGTCTGTGTATGACTATCTTGAGATGCAATTACATCTACTCTTCAGTGTCAGCCACTGTCTGAGTCTGATTATTGTGGTTTATGAGCAAGGGAGAAATGGGTGGTGATCAGGGTCGTGTCTTACATGGATGAAAAGGCTAGGATGGGGAACAAACGGTTTGATGTTAGAGGACTCTGAGTCACAGAGAACAGAGGAGGGAATGTTGCTGTAACTCGTTCAATGTTGAGGCCTGTGGCTTTCCTGATGTCCTTCCAAAGACCCTTCACATTTTGTGTCCTGTAGTAGCTCCATCATGTACTGCATCATGTTTAGTTCCCTACCACCAGCCTGACTGAAGAGAGAGCAccatttcttgtgtgtgtgtgtgcctaagACTATCACATAGGTGGCTTTCACTTCAGGATTTGATTCTGATCCTTGAGTGGATAGACAGAGATGCAAATATTCAGATTGAATTCTAAGATTGCTGTATCTCACCAAGTTTATAAAAAGTCCCTTGTAGCCAGGTTCAGAGAGTTTACTGCTCACAACTTTTGACTCAAAAATTGAGTACTTATTATGTACTCAACATTCTTCTAGTTATTAGGAATTTAATATGagtaaaaaaagacattattttacTCATATGTGTTATTATCTTATAGTAGCAACTGTTCAAACTGTGAGTACATCCAAGAATGTTTACTATGTATAATTATGAACTGTGATAAAGACTACAAAGAAAAGATGGGGacctgtgaaataaaataaacagggcTTCCTTCAGTGAGACAGAAAAGGTTTCTATCAGTATGTGCTCCAAGTTAAAACTTGAAAAGTGATAAGAATGAAATGGGTAGAACTTTGAGACAGGAGGAGAATATTCTTGGAGAAGAGTCATGGTGTACAAAAGCACCGAGTTAGGTAGTGCCAAGCCCTTGGGAGGTGACTTAGGCCCTCAGACTAATTTCTTGTTTGTAATCAAGGTTGCAAGGTTGCTTTCCATTACACATGAATTACCAGGGTAAAGGAGTAAAAGTTCACAAATCCAGCAAGAGAACAATGCATAAACGTGTTCAAGGAATCACACTGGTAAATACACTGGGCATGAGCATAAATACACAATGTACAAAATACACTTACACTTAAATACAACTTCCTGTGGGTATGTCTTACATATACATGCACAATCACACATTCAAAACATGCTCTGTTAAG
This window of the Lepus europaeus isolate LE1 chromosome 7, mLepTim1.pri, whole genome shotgun sequence genome carries:
- the UBQLN3 gene encoding ubiquilin-3, whose protein sequence is MAKSGEALPQGNPAPVQDPHLIKVTVKTPKDKEDFSVTDTCTIQQLKEEISQRFKAHPDQLVLIFAGKILKDPDSLAQCGVRDGLTVHLVIKMQRRTMGNEGSAASVPNPGPSPRLLPSPSSIYPADGPPTFNLGVLTGLNGLGLSSGSYSDQANSLMWQHVSVPEFVAQLIDDPFIQGLLSNTGLVRQLVLDNPHMQQLIQHNPEIGHILNNPEIMRQTLEFLRNPAMMQEMMRSQDRALSNLESIPGGYNVLRTMYTDIMDPMLNAVQEQFGGNPFATSTTSNATTTSSQPSRTENCDPLPNPWTATYGGSNSRQGRRPGDQDASEIRNRVPNFLGSLGLYDYLQQLHENPRSLGNYLQGTRSTLNPNLEPPSPGSRVPPASPSSQESGSGQPLPKESVSIKGKSSCPAFLKYSPGSSTGKDGGHDGSGKGSTGHNTSLPDLVSGVGDSANRAPFTPSPSSPMTATPGVSEPSWLPPQAHPVPLRPDGMNQVSQLQAETHQQLPLLLHLQSAMANPRAMQALLQIEQGLQILAAEAPRLLLWFMPCPGGLGNVAGSSESREGALMTEDAHPPPAPEVSPTQCSTEELGFRSTPFLQTLQALVGANPQQLQPEAHFRVQLEQLQAMGFLNPEANLQALIATGGDVDAAVEKLRQS